A genomic window from Brassica oleracea var. oleracea cultivar TO1000 chromosome C8, BOL, whole genome shotgun sequence includes:
- the LOC106309831 gene encoding fimbrin-5-like, translated as MSSYVGVVVSDPWLHSQFTQVELRTLKSKFNSNKTLLERFTVGELPPVFAKLNAFSGTFDEDEIKSVLDKSYADTSDQEVDFETFLRAYLSVQARGVEKSGGSKASSSSSFLKTSTTTVHHAINESEKASYVSHVNSYLRDDPFLKSYLPIHPATNAFFDLVKDGVLLCKLINLAVPGTIDERAINTKKILNPWERNENLTLGLNSAKAIGCTVVNIGTQDIAEGRPYLVLGLISQIIKIQMLADLNFKKTPSLFQLVDDTQDAEELMGLAPEKVLLKWMNFHLKKAGYEKQVTNFSSDVKDGEAYAYLLNALAPEHSSHVALETKDPTERAKKVLEQAEKMDCKRYLSPKDIVDGSANLNLAFVAQIFQHSSKSTSFAEMMTDDVETSREERCFRLWINSLGTATYVNNVFEDLRNGWVLLEVLDKVSPGSVNWKHANKPPIKMPFKKVENCNEVIKIGKELHFSLVNVAGNDIVQGNKKLLLAFLWQLMRYTMLQLLKNLRSHSQGKEITDADILYWANRKVKRVGRTSQAESFRDKNLSSGIFFLELLTAVEPRVVNWSLVTSGETEEDKKLNATYIISVARKLGCSIFLLPEDIIEVNQKMMLILAASIMYWSLQQQLDTDSNVSEDATDEGDANTVTGEISNLSLDEASESSLVQDQELLTKADEDKDEVDGDGDGENNNDA; from the exons ATGTCAAGTTACGTAGGAGTTGTGGTGTCTGATCCATGGTTACACAGCCAATTCACCCAAGTCGAGTTACGTACCCTTAAATCCAAG TTTAACTCAAATAAAACGCTCTTGGAACGTTTCACCGTTGGAGAGTTACCTCCTGTCTTCGCAAAGTTGAACGCATTTAGTGGCACCTTTGATGAGGATGAGATCAAATCTGTACTGGACAAGTCTTATGCCGATACTTCTGATCAAGAAGTCGATTTCGAGACTTTCCTCCGG GCGTATTTAAGTGTGCAAGCACGAGGAGTGGAAAAGTCAGGAGGATCAAAGGCTTCTTCTTCTTCTTCGTTCCTCAAAACTAGCACCACCACTGTTCACCACGCCATTAACGAATCCGAGAAGGCTTCCTACGTTTCCCACGTCAATAGTTACTTGAGAGATGATCCTTTCTTGAAGTCTTACCTTCCTATCCATCCCGCTACCAATGCTTTCTTTGATCTTGTTAAAGATGGTGTTCTTTTGTG CAAGCTTATAAATCTTGCTGTTCCTGGGACCATTGACGAAAGAGCTATCAACACAAAGAAAATACTCAACCCATGGGAGAGGAATGAGAATCTTACTCTAGGTCTCAATTCTGCCAAAGCTATTGGCTGCACTGTCGTCAACATTGGAACTCAGGACATTGCTGAAGGAAGA CCATATCTCGTACTTGGGTTGATATCTCAGATTATTAAG ATACAAATGCTGGCTGATCTCAATTTTAAGAAAACTCCTTCCCTTTTCCAATTGGTGGATGACACTCAG GATGCGGAGGAGCTCATGGGACTGGCTCCTGAAAAAGTATTGCTCAAATGGATGAATTTTCATCTCAAGAAAGCTGGTTATGAAAAGCAGGTTACCAATTTTTCTTCTGATGTCAAG GACGGCGAGGCGTATGCATATCTGCTTAATGCTCTTGCTCCAGAACACAGTTCACATGTGGCATTAGAGACCAAAGACCCCACAGAAAGAGCCAAAAAGGTTCTTGAACAGGCTGAGAAGATGGATTGTAAAAGATACCTTTCTCCAAAGGATATAGTCGACGGCTCTGCAAATCTTAACCTTGCTTTTGTGGCCCAAATATTTCAACACAG TTCAAAGTCGACGTCATTTGCTGAGATGATGACAGATGATGTGGAAACTTCACGAGAAGAAAGATGTTTCCGCCTCTGGATTAACAGTCTTGGAACTGCTACTTATGTCAACAATGTTTTTGAGGATCTTAGGAATGG ATGGGTTCTTCTTGAAGTTCTTGATAAAGTGTCACCTGGCTCGGTCAACTGGAAACACGCAAATAAACCTCCCATAAAAATGCCATTCAAAAAGGTTGAGAACTGCAATGAAGTTATTAAGATTGGGAAAGAGCTGCACTTCTCCCTTGTAAATGTAGCTGGTAACGACATTGTGCAAGGAAATAAGAAACTCCTTCTCG CTTTCCTGTGGCAACTAATGAGATATACAATGCTCCAACTTCTGAAGAACTTGAGATCTCACTCGCAAGGTAAAGAAATTACAGATGCCGATATTCTATACTGGGCGAATAGGAAAGTGAAACGAGTAGGACGAACTTCTCAGGCTGAGAGCTTCAGG GACAAGAATCTGTCAAGTGGAATCTTCTTTCTGGAGCTTCTTACTGCGGTAGAGCCAAGAGTTGTCAACTGGAGCCTCGTTACCAGTGGAGAAACAG AGGAGGACAAGAAGTTGAACGCCACATACATAATAAGTGTTGCAAGGAAGCTCGGATGCTCCATATTCTTGTTGCCTGAGGACATCATAGAG GTGAACCAGAAGATGATGCTTATTCTGGCTGCTAGCATTATGTACTGGAGCCTCCAGCAACAATTAGACACAGACTCGAATGTCTCGGAAGATGCTACTGACGAAGGCGATGCAAACACTGTTACTGGTGAAATCTCCAACTTGTCCCTTGATGAGGCTTCCGAGTCCTCTCTTGTCCAAGATCAAGAATTATTGACAAAGGCAGATGAGGATAAGGATGAGGTGGATGGTGATGGTGATGGTGAGAATAATAATGATGCTTAA